The Pimelobacter simplex genomic sequence GACCGCCTGGACGGTGAACGAGACCGGGTTGAAGCCGGGCGGCGTCATCCGGGCGCCGGCGCCGCTCTGCTGGGACCAGGGCGCGACGACGAGGACGTCGGCGCCGGCCGAGCAGAGCGCCCGGCGCAGCTCGTAGAGACCCTTGCCATCGGTGCCGAAGCCGGCATCGCGGCCCTGGGCGCTGTCGTCGTTGGTCATCAGCACCTTGAGCCCGGCGAGGGGCTTGGCGGGGGCCGTGGCGGCGCGGTCGAGGGCCCGGTCGGGGGCCGGGGCGGGGGCGGCGGACGAGCCGCTGACGGTGGCGGCGACGGCCGCGGCCAGCGCGGTGCCGACCACGGCGAGACGGGCGGCGAGCGGGACAGGACGCATGACTTCTCCTCGGAGGGTGTCGGGATGTCGTGCCGGAGCAGGAACAGGTTCTAGATTCGGAGCCACCGGGAACGGCGTCCAAGACCCGTTCGGCATGGGAGGCGCGATGAACATCCAGCAGCTGCGCTACGTGGTCGCGACCGCCGAGCACGGCAGCATGACCGCGGCCGCCGCCGCGCTGTTCGTCGCGCAGCCGGCGCTGAGCCGCGCGGTGCGCCAGCTGGAGCGCGAGCTGGACCTGACCCTCTTCGCCCGCGACGGGCGCGGCATCGCGCTGACCCCCGCCGGCGAGACCTTCGTACGACGGGCGCGCGCGGTCCTCACCAGCATCGCCACCCTGCGCACCACCGCCGCCGCGACCCCGGCGTCCGCGCCGCTCGTCATCGCCGCCTCACCGACCCTCCAGGCGGCCCTGGCCATCCCGATCCTGGCCGGGCTGCGCGAGCACGGCGTCGCCGTCCACACCCGCCTGCTCGGCGGCAGCGGCTCCCCTGAGGTCGCCGACCTGGTCGCCTCGGGGCGTGCGGACCTCGGGCTGTGCGACAGCGCCGTGACGAGCGACCTGGTCGCCGTACCGATCGGGCGGGCGGAGGTCCGCCTCTACTCCCCCGCCGCCACCGACCTGCCCGACCGGGTCACCCTGGCCGACCTC encodes the following:
- a CDS encoding LysR family transcriptional regulator, with amino-acid sequence MNIQQLRYVVATAEHGSMTAAAAALFVAQPALSRAVRQLERELDLTLFARDGRGIALTPAGETFVRRARAVLTSIATLRTTAAATPASAPLVIAASPTLQAALAIPILAGLREHGVAVHTRLLGGSGSPEVADLVASGRADLGLCDSAVTSDLVAVPIGRAEVRLYSPAATDLPDRVTLADLGRVPLVLPTAGSARRATLDAFFAGCGITPDVAVETDERHAWLAAVTHGIASCLWHSVETPRVPLPGVVARGFDPPIHRTLTALHRADDETPLPRHLLEVLRRVGGLLSG